GAGGCGAGCACGGAGCTGCGCGCACTGGTGCTGGCGGGTCGGGGGGCGTTGCGGCGCGCGCGAAACTCGGATGCGGGCACCCACGGACGGGCGGAGCGATCCGGCACGTCCGGCGGGGCGGGGGCCATGGGCGCGTCGAGCGGCAGGCCGAAGAGTTCGGCCCGACGCCGCTTGACGTCTTCGGCGTAGTGCTTGCGCAGGCGCGTGTCCTTGATGCGGCCGATCACGGCGAGAAGGTCTCGGTCGAGCGCGGCGCGCCGTTCTGGGCTGTCGAAGGACTTCCCCTCGATCTCGCGGGCCCAGAGCAGCGCCAGCATGGGCCGCGCGTCGTCGATGACGGCCTGCATCGCGGCGCGTCCCTCGGCGCGGATCAGGTCGTCGGGGTCCTGACCCTCCGGCAGCACCGCGAAGCGCAGGGAGTGCCCCGCCTCGATGAGCGGCAGCGCGAGGTCCGCGACCCTTAGGCCCGCGCGCTGGCCCGCCGCGTCGCCGTCGAGCGCGATCAGCGGCTCGGGGGTGACGCGCCACATCAGTTGAAGCTGCCGCTCGGTGACGGCGGTCCCCAGGGGCGCGACGGCGGCCTCGAAACCGGCCTGATGCAGCGCGATCACGTCCATGTACCCCTCGGCCACGAGGAAGGGCTGGCCCTGACCTGCGGCCGTGCGGGCGGGGCCGAGATTGTAGAGGTTGGCGCCCTTGTCGAAGAGCGCCGTCTCGGGCGAGTTCAGGTACTTCGCGGGCGAATTCGGGTTCATCGCGCGCCCGCCGAAGCCGATGCAGCGGCCGCGCGCGTCGCGAATGGGGAAGATGATGCGGTTGATGAAGCGGTCACGGCGGCGGCCGTCCTCTTCGGCCACGCCAAGACCCGCGCCCTCGATCAGGTCCCAGGCGATGCCTTGGTTCTGTAGATGCTGCAGCAACGCGTCGCCAGTGTCCGGCGCGTACCCCAGCTCGAACGTCTCTTGTGATGTCTCCGTTAGCGCGCGTCCCGCGAGGTAGTCCCGTGCACCGGCGGCGGCGTTCGTGCGGAGCTGCAGGCGGAACCATTTGACTGCCAGTTCCGTGACCTCGGCCAGTCGCGTTCGCAGATCGGCCTTCTCGGCGGCGCGGGGGTCCTTGGCGGGCATCTCCATCCCGGCTTCGGCGGCGAGGATCTCGACCGCTTCCATGAAGCCCACGTTCTCGGTCTCCTGCACGAAACCGAACAGGTTGCCCTTCGCCTGGCAGCCGAAGCAGTAATAGAACCCCTTCCGGTCATCGACGTGAAAGCTGGCCGTCTTCTCCTGATGGAACGGGCAGGGCGCCCACCAGTCGCCCTTGGCCTGGTTGGTCTTCTTCATATCCCAGACGACTTTCCGCCCGACCACGGCCGATAGGCTCAGCCGGTTGCGGAGATCGTCGAGGAAACTGTCGGGCAGGCGCATGGCCTAGATATCGGGTCGCGCCGGTGGAGAGTCGAGGGGCGCTCGCGGTGCTCAGGCGTCGCGCCGCGCAGCGACACCCTTCATCGCGCGCTCGATCTCGTGAACGGCGCTGGCCGCCATCGACCGGAACACCATGATGCGAAACGTGTTCGGCCCGATGCGGTGGAACAGCGCGTTCATGTGGCCGAGCAGACTGCGCGCCGTGTGGCCGGGCTTCAGGATCGCGGGGTTCAGGTCGAGCGGCGTGAGTCGGGCGAGAACGTCTGCCGCATCCGGCCCGTCCAACCGCATCACGCACCACGCATCGGTCTGGTCGCAGCCAACCGTCCCGTTGGGTGGGTCCACGGGGCCGAAGGCCATGGCCTGTCTTCGTCCCGACCAGAGCAGCGTCGCTTCGCCCTGCGTCGCCGTCTCCCCCGGCGCGGGCAGGTCTGCGCCGTCCGACAAGGCCGAGAGCGCGGTAATCGCCTCCGGCCATTCTTCGGTCAGCGCACACTGACCGATTGTTTGGGGCAGCAATCCTTCGGCAGGCGAGCGTGCGGTGAGATCAGCCACGGGCGCGTCCTCCGTCGGGGTCGAACTGGACCGGATCGACGATCACCACCTCGCTTGAATTGTCGTTCAGGCGGTCGACCAGTTCCAGCCGCTCGCCGATCCGCGCCCGTCCGTTGCGCACGAACCCCAGCGCGATGTGCCCGCCCAGCGCGGGCGAGATGCAGGGCGAGGTGACGTAGCCCTGATCGTTGGCCGGGATGATGTCGGCGTCTTTGGT
This portion of the uncultured Jannaschia sp. genome encodes:
- the dnaG gene encoding DNA primase; the protein is MRLPDSFLDDLRNRLSLSAVVGRKVVWDMKKTNQAKGDWWAPCPFHQEKTASFHVDDRKGFYYCFGCQAKGNLFGFVQETENVGFMEAVEILAAEAGMEMPAKDPRAAEKADLRTRLAEVTELAVKWFRLQLRTNAAAGARDYLAGRALTETSQETFELGYAPDTGDALLQHLQNQGIAWDLIEGAGLGVAEEDGRRRDRFINRIIFPIRDARGRCIGFGGRAMNPNSPAKYLNSPETALFDKGANLYNLGPARTAAGQGQPFLVAEGYMDVIALHQAGFEAAVAPLGTAVTERQLQLMWRVTPEPLIALDGDAAGQRAGLRVADLALPLIEAGHSLRFAVLPEGQDPDDLIRAEGRAAMQAVIDDARPMLALLWAREIEGKSFDSPERRAALDRDLLAVIGRIKDTRLRKHYAEDVKRRRAELFGLPLDAPMAPAPPDVPDRSARPWVPASEFRARRNAPRPASTSARSSVLASGAAPDLVLEQVILAGLVLHPELIETFADRLEAMSWSGPHGSLAAALLRMPPGIDSDMLQDRLDPETLESLLAQSHVRISPVRRGAEPARLCVEDAVTRLAARRGADRERREAMEDFNDGAGEALTWRLAEAARRHDAAQRARTTDDATGEDAAGMSDYLQGLLDTEVWKKTKKK
- a CDS encoding sarcosine oxidase subunit gamma — its product is MADLTARSPAEGLLPQTIGQCALTEEWPEAITALSALSDGADLPAPGETATQGEATLLWSGRRQAMAFGPVDPPNGTVGCDQTDAWCVMRLDGPDAADVLARLTPLDLNPAILKPGHTARSLLGHMNALFHRIGPNTFRIMVFRSMAASAVHEIERAMKGVAARRDA